The window CCAGTTGCGGGGTCACGTCCAGGTCCATGTAGGCACGCATGTAACGCACGAACAGCGGGTCGTTCATGGTTTCGTGGACGAAGCGATAACCCTTGAGAAAACCCAGGTAGGTCAGCGCCAGGTGACTGCCGTTGAGCAACTTGATTTTCATTTCTTCATAGGGCGAGACGTCATCGGTGAACTGCACGCCGACCTTTTCCCAGGCCGGGCGACCGTTGACGAATTTGTCTTCCAGGACCCACTGCACGAAAGGCTCGCAGACCACCGGCCAGGCATCGTCGACCCCATGCTCGTCATGCAGTTGCAGCCGGTGGGCGACGCTGGTCATGGGCGTGATGCGGTCAACCATGGCGTTGGGGAAGCTCACGTGGCGATCGATCCATTGGCCCAGCTCGGCGTCGCGCAACGCGGCGAATGCCAGCAGCGCCTTGCGGGTCACGGCACCGTTGTGCGGCAGGTTATCGCAGGACATCAGGGTGAACGCCGGGGTGCCGGCGTCCCGGCGCCTGGCCAAGGCTGCGCAAAGGAAACCGAAGACGGTTTTCGGCTCGTCAGGATGGGCCAGATCGTGCTGGATCTGCGGCAGGTGGGCCATGAACTCGCCGTTACTGTCGTCGATGCAATAGCCGCCCTCGGTAATGGTCAGCGAGACGATGCGGATTTGCGGGTCGGCCAGTTTGTCGATCAGGGCCTGGGCGCCGTCTTCGGCCAGCAGCATGTCATTGATGGCTCCGATCACCCGGATTTCGGTGTCGTCGGTGTCCCCCAGCTCGTACAGGGTAAACAGGTAGTCCTGGCTGGCCAGGTCATCCCGGGCGCGGCGATCTTCGGCCCGCAAGCCCACGCCGCAGATGGCCCAGTCCAGGTCGGTGCCGGTGTTCATCAGCGCATCAGTGTAGTAAGCCTGGTGCGCGCGGTGGAAGCCGCCGACGCCGATGTGGGCGATGCCCTGGCTGATATCGCTCAAGGAATAAGCGGGCAGGGCGACCTCAGGGCTGAGGTTGTGCAGGTTCTGTCGATTGAGTTTCATCACAAGTCTCGGTAATCAGGCGGCGATGCGCAGCGCACGGGTGACCGCCACGCCCTCGGCATCGAATAAGTGGCAGTGTTCAGCATCCAGGTGCAGGTTCAGTTGCTCACCGAAACGGCTCGCCAGGTCGCCG is drawn from Pseudomonas rhizophila and contains these coding sequences:
- a CDS encoding mannitol dehydrogenase family protein, whose protein sequence is MKLNRQNLHNLSPEVALPAYSLSDISQGIAHIGVGGFHRAHQAYYTDALMNTGTDLDWAICGVGLRAEDRRARDDLASQDYLFTLYELGDTDDTEIRVIGAINDMLLAEDGAQALIDKLADPQIRIVSLTITEGGYCIDDSNGEFMAHLPQIQHDLAHPDEPKTVFGFLCAALARRRDAGTPAFTLMSCDNLPHNGAVTRKALLAFAALRDAELGQWIDRHVSFPNAMVDRITPMTSVAHRLQLHDEHGVDDAWPVVCEPFVQWVLEDKFVNGRPAWEKVGVQFTDDVSPYEEMKIKLLNGSHLALTYLGFLKGYRFVHETMNDPLFVRYMRAYMDLDVTPQLAPVPGIDLTDYKNTLVERFSNQAIADQLERVCSDGSSKFPKFTVPTINRLIADGGQTRRAALVVAAWAVYLKGVDENGVTYSIPDPRAAFCQALVADDALVTQRLLEVEEIFGTAIPHSPEFVAAFEWCCNSLREHGVTRTLERVLADAD